The following are encoded together in the Vibrio splendidus genome:
- a CDS encoding DUF1887 family protein — translation MAVHVGIIDQDPIRLITPLLDNRTISTHIVFIGDKNQVSIYQRLDSVLQKRDITSEFFEIPTLVNTSAIKESIQNLAEDLKARGEEVKLNASCGLRHRLLSVYEVFRTYHWPIFVVEPNSDKLCWLYPNGKEDAQVQDRITIDDYLTVFGARGEFSDVQLSPQLDQKLYELGERWASNALELGPGLATLNYLATTCRKEQRLDVGLSEKQQGYRELNMLLSDLVEAKIATYDNGILTFANEDARRFSNGEWLETLVHSTVKQIQDDMPTIQDRSLNVQVYRQLGEREVRNELDVASVVNNKLHIIECKTKGMRDDGDDTLYKLESLRDLLGGLQARAMLVSFRPLRHNDITRAEDLGLALIGPDELKDLKTHLAAWFTAAGGDEDLEC, via the coding sequence ACTACTCGATAACCGAACGATCAGCACTCACATCGTGTTCATCGGTGACAAGAATCAAGTCAGTATTTACCAACGCTTAGACAGCGTTTTGCAGAAGCGCGACATTACGAGTGAATTTTTCGAAATTCCAACCCTCGTAAATACATCCGCGATTAAAGAGTCTATCCAAAACCTTGCCGAAGACCTCAAAGCGCGTGGTGAAGAAGTGAAACTCAACGCAAGTTGTGGCCTTCGTCACCGCCTACTTTCTGTCTACGAAGTATTTCGTACTTACCACTGGCCAATCTTTGTTGTTGAACCAAACAGTGACAAGCTGTGCTGGCTTTACCCGAATGGCAAAGAAGACGCACAAGTTCAAGACCGCATCACTATCGACGACTACCTGACTGTGTTCGGCGCTCGTGGTGAATTCAGCGATGTACAGCTTTCTCCGCAACTTGATCAAAAGCTTTATGAGCTGGGTGAACGCTGGGCAAGTAATGCACTAGAACTCGGCCCAGGCCTTGCTACATTGAACTATCTTGCAACGACCTGCCGCAAAGAACAGAGACTTGATGTGGGCTTGTCAGAGAAACAACAAGGTTATCGCGAGCTAAACATGCTGTTGAGCGATTTGGTTGAAGCTAAGATCGCCACTTATGACAATGGTATTTTGACGTTTGCCAATGAAGACGCACGACGCTTCTCAAACGGCGAATGGCTTGAAACATTGGTTCATAGCACAGTTAAGCAGATCCAAGATGACATGCCGACCATTCAAGATCGCTCTTTGAATGTTCAGGTTTATCGTCAACTCGGTGAGCGCGAGGTGCGTAATGAGCTTGATGTTGCTTCTGTAGTGAACAATAAGCTGCACATCATTGAGTGTAAGACCAAAGGCATGCGTGATGATGGCGATGATACCTTGTACAAGCTGGAATCGCTCAGAGACCTTCTGGGTGGCCTACAAGCACGTGCAATGTTAGTGAGTTTCCGCCCTCTTCGTCATAACGACATCACACGAGCAGAAGATCTTGGCCTTGCATTGATTGGCCCTGACGAATTAAAAGATCTTAAAACACACCTAGCGGCATGGTTCACCGCTGCCGGTGGTGATGAAGATTTAGAATGCTAA